The following coding sequences lie in one Streptomyces venezuelae genomic window:
- a CDS encoding PP2C family protein-serine/threonine phosphatase, whose amino-acid sequence MCRTGTGPEDADAADGGTTSDSAFAALLEDSAEELYENAPCGYLSTLMDGTIVKINGTLLDWLGLDREAVVGRLRFTDLLPVGGRLYHETHFAPLLRLRGEISGVALEVKQADGSRRPVLVSAVVKYGSTGTPLLTRITVFDATDRRAYETELLRSRRAAEESARQARADRARLQQALAVLQESLLPSSLPPIPGVETATYYHTASPDQLGGDFYDVFPLDGKRFGFFLGDVCGKGPQAAAVTSLTRYTLRAAALHDPDPVAALTTLNQVLHDRYSGDDPRFCTVIFGVLDPDPVSGYVSVELASGGHPPALVLRGGGTADYLPTPGGLLVGALPDPRFTAAKTTLAPGDTLLLYTDGVTEARTGADRTDLFGDEALRAFTTEHAGTSAGDVVGALTDLLTGLGAGLDDDTALLALGASAPTSTTESATTKITP is encoded by the coding sequence ATGTGCCGCACGGGAACCGGCCCCGAGGACGCCGACGCAGCCGACGGCGGTACCACCTCGGACTCGGCGTTCGCCGCCCTCCTGGAGGACAGCGCCGAGGAACTGTACGAGAACGCGCCGTGCGGGTACCTGTCCACGCTGATGGACGGCACCATCGTCAAGATCAACGGCACGTTGCTCGACTGGCTGGGGCTCGACCGGGAAGCGGTGGTGGGCCGGCTGCGGTTCACGGACCTGCTGCCGGTGGGCGGCAGGCTGTACCACGAGACGCACTTCGCGCCGCTGCTGCGCCTGCGGGGCGAGATCAGCGGAGTCGCCCTGGAGGTCAAGCAGGCCGACGGCAGCCGCAGGCCGGTCCTCGTCTCCGCCGTCGTCAAGTACGGCAGCACCGGCACGCCGCTGCTGACCCGCATCACCGTCTTCGACGCCACCGACCGCCGCGCCTACGAGACGGAGCTGCTGCGCAGCCGCAGGGCCGCCGAGGAGTCCGCGCGGCAGGCTCGCGCCGACCGGGCCCGGCTGCAGCAGGCGCTCGCCGTGCTCCAGGAGTCGCTGCTCCCGTCGTCCCTGCCGCCGATTCCCGGCGTCGAGACGGCCACGTATTACCACACCGCGTCCCCCGACCAGCTCGGCGGCGACTTCTACGACGTCTTCCCACTGGACGGCAAACGCTTCGGCTTCTTCCTCGGCGACGTGTGCGGCAAGGGCCCCCAGGCGGCCGCGGTCACCTCGCTGACCCGGTACACGCTGCGCGCCGCGGCTCTGCACGACCCCGACCCCGTGGCCGCGCTGACCACGCTCAACCAGGTCCTCCACGACCGGTACTCGGGCGACGACCCGCGCTTCTGCACCGTCATCTTCGGTGTCCTCGACCCGGACCCCGTCTCCGGGTACGTCTCCGTGGAGCTGGCGTCCGGGGGCCACCCGCCGGCCCTCGTCCTGCGCGGCGGCGGCACGGCGGACTATCTCCCGACACCGGGCGGCCTCCTCGTCGGCGCGCTGCCCGACCCGCGCTTCACGGCCGCGAAGACCACCCTCGCGCCCGGCGACACGCTGCTCCTCTACACCGACGGCGTCACCGAGGCCCGCACCGGCGCCGACCGCACGGACCTCTTCGGGGACGAGGCACTGCGCGCCTTCACCACCGAGCACGCCGGCACCTCCGCGGGAGACGTCGTCGGCGCGCTCACCGATCTGCTGACGGGCCTCGGCGCAGGCCTGGACGACGACACGGCCCTGCTCGCACTGGGAGCATCCGCACCGACCTCAACGACGGAAAGCGCGACGACGAAGATCACACCATGA
- a CDS encoding STAS domain-containing protein yields the protein MSLNSIELARQDRVAVVTLRHDIDLENGSEVTAAFQRARTESGTEATLLDLAELTFADSALLNLILLARAEHEQAQRPFVLCGPLHSAIQRLFEITGVIDILVLADTHEDGLRQLNKLLDG from the coding sequence ATGTCCCTCAACAGCATCGAACTCGCCAGACAGGATCGGGTGGCGGTCGTCACGTTGCGCCACGACATCGACCTCGAGAACGGGAGCGAGGTCACCGCCGCCTTCCAGCGCGCCCGGACCGAGAGCGGCACCGAGGCCACCCTGCTCGACCTCGCCGAGCTGACCTTCGCCGACAGCGCCCTGCTCAACCTGATCCTGCTGGCGCGCGCCGAGCACGAGCAGGCGCAGCGCCCCTTCGTCCTCTGCGGCCCCTTGCACAGCGCCATTCAGCGCCTGTTCGAGATCACGGGTGTCATCGACATCCTGGTTCTCGCCGACACGCACGAGGACGGTCTGCGGCAGCTGAACAAGCTCCTCGACGGATGA
- a CDS encoding acyl-CoA synthetase, whose protein sequence is MTGVRDSTVDGVLGRSARRTPRRTALRYGERSWTYEELDAAVSRAAGVLRDSGLARGDRVGAYAHNSDAYLIGFLACARAGLVHVPMNQNLTGDDLAYLVRQSGCSLVLADPDLAGRLPSGVPVLPLRDADDSLLTRLTHASAYASYEDDGPRADDLAQLLYTSGTTALPKGAMLSHRALVHEYVSAITALDLKETDRPVHSLPLYHSAQMHVFLMPYLAVGAESTILDGPDAERIFDLVEAGRADSLFAPPTVWIGLSRHPGFADRDLRALRKAYYGASIMPVPVLERLRARLPELAFYNCFGQSEIGPLATVLGPDEHAGRMDSCGRPVLFVEARVVDEDGHEVPDGTQGEVVYRSPQLCEGYWDKPEETAEAFRDGWFHSGDLAVRDTEGYFTVVDRVKDVINSGGVLVASRQVEDALYEHAGVAEAAVIGLPDERWIEAVTAVVVRGDGGVTEDELITHAREKLAHFKAPKRVLFVDELPRNASGKILKRELRDRFAAG, encoded by the coding sequence ATGACGGGTGTACGCGACAGTACGGTCGACGGAGTCCTCGGGCGCAGCGCGCGCCGCACACCACGGCGCACGGCGCTGCGCTACGGCGAGCGGTCGTGGACGTACGAGGAACTCGACGCGGCCGTGTCGCGCGCCGCCGGTGTCCTGCGCGACAGCGGCCTGGCGCGCGGGGACCGCGTCGGCGCCTACGCCCACAACTCCGACGCGTACCTGATCGGCTTCCTCGCGTGCGCGCGGGCCGGTCTGGTCCACGTGCCGATGAACCAGAACCTGACCGGCGACGACCTCGCGTACCTCGTCCGGCAGTCCGGCTGCTCCCTCGTCCTCGCCGACCCGGACCTCGCGGGCCGCCTGCCGTCCGGCGTACCGGTTCTGCCGCTGCGGGACGCGGACGACTCACTGCTCACGCGGCTCACGCACGCGTCGGCGTATGCCTCGTACGAAGATGACGGGCCCCGGGCCGACGACCTGGCGCAGCTGCTCTACACGTCGGGCACGACGGCCCTCCCCAAGGGCGCGATGCTCTCGCACCGGGCGCTCGTCCACGAGTACGTCAGCGCGATCACCGCCCTGGACCTCAAGGAGACCGACAGGCCCGTCCACTCGCTGCCGCTCTACCACTCGGCGCAGATGCACGTCTTCCTCATGCCGTACCTGGCCGTCGGGGCGGAGAGCACCATCCTCGACGGGCCCGACGCCGAGCGGATCTTCGACCTCGTCGAGGCCGGCCGCGCCGACAGCCTCTTCGCGCCGCCCACGGTGTGGATCGGCCTCTCGCGGCACCCGGGTTTCGCGGACCGTGACCTCCGGGCGTTGCGCAAGGCCTACTACGGCGCGTCGATCATGCCGGTGCCGGTCCTGGAGCGGCTGCGCGCCAGGCTGCCCGAGCTCGCCTTCTACAACTGCTTCGGGCAGAGCGAGATCGGCCCGCTCGCCACCGTCCTCGGGCCCGACGAGCACGCGGGACGGATGGACTCGTGCGGGCGGCCCGTGCTCTTCGTCGAGGCACGGGTCGTCGACGAGGACGGCCACGAGGTGCCCGACGGCACCCAGGGCGAAGTCGTCTACCGGTCACCGCAGTTGTGCGAGGGCTACTGGGACAAGCCGGAGGAGACCGCGGAGGCGTTCCGCGACGGCTGGTTCCACTCGGGGGACCTCGCGGTGCGGGACACCGAGGGGTACTTCACCGTCGTCGACCGCGTGAAGGACGTCATCAATTCGGGCGGAGTCCTCGTCGCGTCCCGACAGGTCGAGGACGCGCTCTACGAGCACGCGGGGGTCGCGGAGGCGGCGGTGATCGGGCTGCCGGACGAGCGCTGGATCGAGGCGGTCACCGCCGTCGTCGTACGGGGCGACGGGGGCGTCACGGAGGACGAACTCATCACCCACGCACGGGAGAAGCTCGCCCACTTCAAGGCGCCCAAGAGGGTCCTCTTCGTGGACGAGCTGCCGCGCAACGCCAGCGGGAAGATCCTCAAGCGGGAACTGAGGGACCGTTTCGCCGCGGGGTGA
- a CDS encoding alpha/beta fold hydrolase: MDIIHRNNVTVTGNPQGPTVVLAHGFGCDQNMWRLTVPALEPHYRVVLFDYVGAGRSDRSAFSAERYGSLDGYAQDVVEVCERLDLRDAVFVGHSVSSMIGVLAARQAPERIKALVMVAPSPRYIDEEGYRGGFSEEDIDELLESLEANYLGWSAAMAPLIMGNPERPELGEELKNSFCATDPEMALVFARTTFLSDARNELSSVRVPTLVLECSQDAIAPREVGAYVHRAVPSSKLVTLDATGHCPHLSSPEATNAAITAFLAGLG; encoded by the coding sequence ATGGACATCATCCATAGGAACAACGTCACCGTCACGGGCAACCCGCAAGGGCCGACGGTGGTGCTGGCCCACGGTTTCGGCTGTGACCAGAACATGTGGCGCCTGACGGTGCCCGCCCTGGAGCCGCATTACCGGGTGGTCCTGTTCGACTATGTGGGCGCGGGCCGGTCGGACCGCTCCGCGTTCTCCGCGGAGCGGTACGGCTCGCTGGACGGTTACGCCCAGGACGTGGTGGAGGTGTGCGAGCGGCTCGACCTGCGCGACGCCGTGTTCGTCGGCCACTCGGTGAGCTCCATGATCGGTGTCCTGGCCGCCAGGCAGGCCCCCGAGCGCATCAAGGCCCTCGTCATGGTCGCCCCGTCCCCTCGGTACATCGACGAGGAGGGCTACCGCGGCGGCTTCAGCGAGGAGGACATCGACGAGCTCCTGGAGTCCCTGGAGGCGAACTACCTGGGCTGGTCCGCGGCGATGGCCCCGCTCATCATGGGCAACCCGGAGCGGCCCGAGCTGGGCGAGGAGCTCAAGAACAGCTTCTGCGCCACCGATCCCGAGATGGCCCTGGTCTTCGCCCGGACCACGTTCCTCTCGGACGCCAGGAACGAGCTGTCGAGCGTCCGCGTCCCGACGCTCGTCCTGGAGTGCTCGCAGGACGCGATCGCGCCGCGCGAGGTCGGTGCCTACGTACACCGTGCGGTCCCCTCGTCGAAGCTGGTCACCCTCGACGCGACCGGGCACTGCCCGCACCTGTCCTCGCCCGAGGCGACCAACGCGGCGATCACCGCGTTCCTGGCAGGCCTCGGATGA
- a CDS encoding ANTAR domain-containing protein, with product MPEPASTRRPFGNEDGEHVQGSRIPTASSPRDGSDVSGRRSLVVRGELDLDTGQRLRTDLYRALADTAAGLDLDLRGVDFCDCSGLNLLLGLRQHAVHQGKTVVIRHSSPVVDRLLELTGTRSLFTPPEPEPEPEPESRPESEPRPEPVATPRPVVHEANRPEGSDQELQIVVAQLRRAMRTRPTIDLARGILMSTFNLSAEAAWDALVTASQNTNTKLHVLAGDVVGTVKGAALPDTVRKQLDAAITKASRAHAARPAHTAPRAESLPDLAVSAVDPSPPADGVP from the coding sequence ATGCCGGAGCCCGCGTCCACTCGGCGGCCCTTCGGGAACGAGGATGGCGAGCACGTTCAGGGCAGCCGCATCCCGACGGCCTCGTCGCCACGGGACGGCAGTGACGTGAGCGGCAGAAGGAGTCTCGTGGTGCGCGGGGAGCTGGACCTCGACACCGGTCAACGGCTCCGGACGGATCTGTACCGCGCGCTCGCCGACACCGCCGCCGGACTCGACCTGGACCTGCGCGGCGTGGACTTCTGCGACTGCTCCGGCCTGAATCTCCTGCTCGGCCTGCGTCAGCACGCGGTCCACCAGGGCAAGACCGTGGTCATCCGCCACAGCAGTCCCGTCGTGGACCGACTCCTCGAACTGACCGGCACCCGCAGCCTGTTCACGCCCCCCGAGCCGGAACCGGAGCCCGAGCCGGAGTCGCGGCCCGAGTCGGAGCCAAGGCCCGAGCCCGTGGCGACGCCCCGCCCGGTCGTGCACGAGGCGAACCGGCCCGAGGGCTCCGACCAGGAGCTGCAGATCGTCGTGGCCCAGCTGCGCCGGGCCATGCGGACCCGGCCCACCATCGACCTGGCCAGGGGCATCCTGATGTCCACGTTCAACCTGAGCGCCGAGGCCGCCTGGGACGCGCTGGTCACGGCCTCGCAGAACACCAACACCAAGCTGCACGTGCTGGCCGGGGACGTGGTCGGCACCGTCAAGGGGGCCGCCCTGCCCGACACCGTGCGCAAGCAGCTCGACGCCGCGATCACCAAGGCGAGCCGGGCGCACGCCGCCCGCCCCGCGCACACGGCGCCGCGGGCCGAGTCGCTGCCCGATCTCGCCGTGTCCGCGGTCGACCCCAGCCCTCCCGCCGACGGCGTGCCATGA
- a CDS encoding helix-turn-helix transcriptional regulator yields MDGVPEPHTGWTFLTNHARVLAAIADNHNARIRDIAAHCRLTDRAVQKIIADLEQDGYLSHTREGRTNTYQIDPGKVLRHPAESGLAVASLLSLLVHDEADRTDSAQAAPSGQDDGRHHASA; encoded by the coding sequence ATGGATGGAGTGCCCGAGCCTCATACCGGATGGACGTTTCTCACCAACCACGCGCGCGTGCTGGCGGCCATCGCCGACAATCACAACGCCCGCATCCGTGACATCGCCGCCCACTGCCGACTCACCGACCGGGCCGTCCAGAAGATCATCGCGGACCTGGAGCAGGACGGTTACCTGTCCCACACCCGTGAGGGACGAACCAACACGTACCAGATCGATCCCGGCAAAGTGCTGCGCCACCCGGCGGAGTCGGGGCTGGCCGTGGCCTCCCTGCTCTCCCTGCTCGTGCACGACGAGGCGGACCGGACCGACTCGGCGCAGGCCGCTCCCTCCGGGCAGGACGACGGCCGGCACCACGCGAGCGCGTGA
- a CDS encoding chorismate mutase has protein sequence MRNATSVRRAPATGVLTAALLTGLLAGPLMGGGTAAAAPAQPSAATPAARASAAPYAQLRPLADLSARRLATADLVAAAKYGTDSPIDDPARERQVLDAVAAQAAEAGADPEATVRIFRDQIEANKAVQRGLFRRWDADPSQAPTERPDLAEVREEINRVNGELVRSVATSPAARSAPYCKGVLTAAAAHVRHERRLDALHSVALGRALPSVCAG, from the coding sequence GTGCGAAACGCCACATCCGTCCGCCGCGCACCGGCCACCGGTGTGCTGACCGCCGCACTGCTCACGGGTCTGCTCGCGGGTCCGCTCATGGGCGGTGGCACGGCTGCCGCGGCGCCCGCGCAGCCCTCGGCTGCGACGCCTGCCGCCCGCGCCTCCGCTGCCCCGTACGCCCAACTGCGCCCCCTCGCCGACCTGTCCGCGCGTCGCCTCGCCACCGCCGACCTCGTCGCCGCCGCCAAGTACGGCACGGACAGCCCCATCGACGACCCGGCCCGCGAGCGGCAGGTCCTGGACGCCGTGGCCGCGCAGGCGGCGGAGGCGGGCGCCGACCCGGAGGCGACCGTCCGCATCTTCCGGGACCAGATCGAGGCCAACAAGGCCGTCCAGCGAGGGCTGTTCCGCCGCTGGGACGCCGACCCGTCGCAGGCGCCCACCGAACGCCCCGACCTCGCCGAGGTCCGCGAGGAGATCAACCGCGTCAACGGCGAGCTGGTACGGTCCGTCGCCACATCCCCGGCCGCGCGCTCGGCGCCGTACTGCAAGGGAGTGCTGACCGCCGCGGCCGCGCACGTGCGGCACGAGAGGCGACTCGACGCGCTGCACTCCGTCGCCCTGGGACGCGCGCTGCCGTCGGTCTGCGCCGGCTGA
- the paaK gene encoding phenylacetate--CoA ligase PaaK, translating to MPLLLDAAERLGPRELAALQLERLQDTLLHAYENVPFYRAAFDKAGLRPDDCRSLADLARFPFTTKDDLRANYPFGMFAVEQSEVRRLHASSGTTGLPTVVGYTEQDLSMWADVVARSIRAAGGRPGDKVHVAYGYGLFTGGLGAHYGAERLGCTVIPASGGMTARQVRLIQDFRPEIIMVTPSYMLTLLEEFERQGVDPRTTSLRVGIFGAEPWTEEMRREIEERFAIDAVDIYGLSEVIGPGVAQECVETKDGLHIWEDHFYPEVVDPITGEVLPDGERGELVFTSLTKEAMPVIRYRTRDLTRLLPGTARIFRRMEKVTGRSDDMVILRGVNLFPTQIEEIVLRTAGIAPHFQLRLTRESRMDALTVRAEARADTPAERREAAAREIAAAVKDGIGVSVGVEIVEPETLERSVGKFKRIVDLRD from the coding sequence ATGCCGCTACTGCTGGACGCGGCCGAACGGCTCGGCCCGCGCGAGCTCGCAGCCCTGCAGCTGGAGCGCCTCCAGGACACCTTGTTGCATGCGTACGAGAACGTCCCGTTCTACCGGGCGGCGTTCGACAAGGCGGGGCTGCGTCCCGACGACTGCCGCTCGCTCGCCGACCTCGCGCGGTTCCCGTTCACCACCAAGGACGACCTGCGGGCCAACTACCCCTTCGGGATGTTCGCGGTGGAGCAGTCCGAGGTGCGCCGCCTGCACGCGTCGAGCGGCACCACGGGCCTGCCGACGGTCGTCGGGTACACGGAGCAGGACTTGTCCATGTGGGCGGACGTGGTGGCGCGTTCGATACGCGCCGCGGGCGGCCGCCCCGGGGACAAGGTGCATGTGGCGTACGGGTACGGCCTGTTCACGGGCGGTCTGGGCGCGCACTACGGAGCGGAGCGGCTGGGCTGCACGGTGATCCCCGCGTCGGGCGGCATGACGGCGCGCCAGGTCCGGCTGATCCAGGACTTCCGCCCCGAGATCATCATGGTGACGCCCTCGTACATGCTCACGCTTCTGGAGGAGTTCGAGCGGCAGGGCGTCGATCCCCGGACGACCTCCCTGCGAGTCGGCATCTTCGGTGCGGAGCCGTGGACGGAGGAGATGCGGCGCGAGATCGAGGAGCGCTTCGCCATCGACGCCGTGGACATATACGGGCTCTCGGAGGTGATCGGTCCCGGCGTCGCGCAGGAGTGCGTGGAGACCAAGGACGGGCTGCACATCTGGGAGGACCACTTCTACCCGGAGGTCGTCGATCCGATCACGGGCGAGGTGCTGCCGGACGGTGAGCGCGGCGAGCTGGTGTTCACCTCGCTCACCAAGGAGGCCATGCCCGTCATCCGCTACCGGACACGGGACCTGACGCGGCTGCTGCCCGGTACGGCGCGGATCTTCCGGCGCATGGAGAAGGTGACGGGCCGCAGCGACGACATGGTGATCCTGCGGGGGGTCAACCTCTTCCCCACCCAGATCGAGGAGATCGTGCTGCGCACGGCGGGCATCGCCCCGCACTTCCAGCTACGGCTGACGCGCGAGAGCCGCATGGACGCCCTGACCGTGCGGGCCGAGGCACGCGCGGACACACCTGCGGAGCGGCGCGAGGCCGCGGCCCGCGAGATCGCGGCGGCGGTGAAGGACGGGATCGGCGTCTCGGTCGGTGTCGAGATCGTCGAACCGGAGACGCTGGAACGGTCGGTGGGCAAGTTCAAGCGGATCGTGGATCTGCGGGACTGA
- a CDS encoding STAS domain-containing protein, whose protein sequence is MSPLKIITGDSATGPVLAIIGDLDHHTAPELRDALPTVGLRPGGRLVLDLAAMHFCDSSGITALLAARNHAQAAGADIALAAVPANTLRILRIVGLDQIFALHEDVASATRL, encoded by the coding sequence ATGAGCCCACTGAAGATCATCACCGGTGACTCCGCGACGGGTCCTGTCCTGGCGATCATCGGCGACCTCGACCACCACACCGCCCCCGAGCTGCGCGACGCGCTCCCCACGGTCGGCCTGCGCCCCGGCGGCCGCCTCGTCCTCGACCTCGCCGCGATGCACTTCTGCGACTCCAGCGGCATCACCGCCCTGCTGGCCGCCCGCAACCACGCCCAGGCGGCGGGCGCGGACATCGCCCTCGCGGCCGTCCCCGCCAACACCCTGCGGATCCTGCGCATCGTCGGTCTCGACCAGATCTTCGCGCTCCACGAGGACGTCGCCTCCGCCACACGCCTCTAG
- a CDS encoding SigB/SigF/SigG family RNA polymerase sigma factor translates to MITVTQGQTQDTATRAGEDLVERAYTDPSSIAPRDAREVGKRFFDRLTQLEEGTHEYQYVRNALIEMNLSLVQYAASRFKHRGQQEMEDIIQVGTIGLIKAIDRFELTREVEFTSFAVPYITGEIKRFFRDTSWAVHVPRRLQEARIELSKATEELRTRLGRMPSTAELAELMQLEPSEVAEAQKASNGYSAVSLNAAVNGQDDESDTMLADFIGIDEESFELVENFHSLAPLIADLDERDRTLIHLRFVEEQTQQQIADTLGCSQMHVSRLLSRVVSKLRAGLLTTD, encoded by the coding sequence ATGATTACCGTGACGCAGGGGCAGACGCAGGACACGGCCACCCGTGCCGGGGAGGACCTCGTCGAGCGCGCGTACACGGACCCCTCCTCCATCGCGCCGAGGGATGCGCGTGAAGTCGGCAAGCGGTTCTTCGACCGCCTGACGCAGCTCGAGGAGGGCACGCACGAGTACCAGTACGTGCGCAACGCGCTGATCGAGATGAACCTCTCGCTGGTGCAGTACGCGGCATCGCGCTTCAAGCACCGCGGCCAGCAGGAGATGGAAGACATCATTCAGGTCGGCACCATCGGTCTGATCAAGGCGATCGACCGGTTCGAGCTCACCCGTGAGGTCGAGTTCACTTCCTTCGCCGTTCCGTACATCACAGGGGAGATCAAGCGGTTCTTCCGCGACACCTCGTGGGCCGTGCACGTGCCGCGCCGGCTCCAGGAAGCACGTATCGAGCTGTCCAAGGCCACGGAGGAGCTGCGCACCCGGCTCGGCCGCATGCCGTCCACGGCCGAGCTCGCGGAGCTGATGCAGCTGGAGCCCTCGGAGGTCGCCGAGGCGCAGAAGGCGTCCAACGGCTACAGCGCGGTCTCCCTGAACGCCGCGGTCAACGGCCAGGACGACGAGTCCGACACGATGCTGGCCGACTTCATCGGCATCGACGAGGAGTCCTTCGAACTCGTCGAGAACTTCCACTCCCTCGCCCCGCTCATCGCGGACCTCGACGAACGGGACCGCACGCTCATCCACCTCCGCTTCGTGGAGGAGCAGACCCAGCAGCAGATCGCGGACACCCTGGGCTGCTCGCAGATGCACGTGTCCCGGCTGCTCTCCCGCGTCGTGAGCAAGCTCCGCGCGGGCCTGCTGACCACGGACTGA
- a CDS encoding CsbD family protein, with translation MTADEKAKAKTEQAKGAAKEAAGRAVGNERLTASGRADQMKGDARQAKEKTKDIGKH, from the coding sequence ATGACCGCCGACGAGAAGGCCAAGGCCAAGACCGAGCAGGCCAAGGGTGCCGCGAAGGAAGCGGCCGGCCGTGCTGTCGGGAACGAGCGTCTCACCGCGTCGGGCCGCGCCGACCAGATGAAGGGCGACGCGCGCCAGGCCAAGGAGAAGACCAAGGACATCGGCAAGCACTGA
- a CDS encoding ATP-binding protein, protein MSAPEMPDTVRTTCAQARAEVDAALRTVSQGMPGAQARRVNEDALLVVSELTANAMRHGGGLRGFAVRVRGTALLICVSDRSEEVPVHVPHDPARPGGFGWLMVQRLSSSVTVERGDGGKTIVAALDLSPEPGPNSSKNCTRETRSTG, encoded by the coding sequence ATGAGCGCTCCCGAGATGCCCGACACAGTGCGGACGACCTGCGCTCAGGCTCGCGCGGAGGTGGACGCGGCGCTGCGGACGGTGAGTCAGGGGATGCCGGGCGCGCAGGCTCGGCGGGTGAACGAGGACGCGCTGCTGGTGGTCAGTGAGTTGACGGCCAACGCGATGCGGCACGGCGGAGGCCTCAGGGGTTTCGCGGTCCGCGTGCGGGGGACCGCTCTGCTGATCTGCGTGAGCGACCGCAGTGAGGAGGTGCCGGTGCACGTGCCCCACGATCCGGCCAGGCCCGGCGGCTTCGGCTGGCTGATGGTCCAGCGCCTCAGCTCGAGCGTCACGGTCGAGAGGGGGGACGGAGGCAAGACCATCGTCGCCGCTCTGGACCTGTCTCCGGAGCCGGGCCCGAATTCTTCGAAAAACTGTACGCGTGAGACGCGATCGACGGGGTAA
- a CDS encoding alpha/beta fold hydrolase, translating to MPTFSAYDGTELAYHEKGDGEPLLCLPGGPMRASAYLGDLGGLTAHRRLILLDLRGTGDSAEPDDPATYRCDRLVDDVEALREHLGLDRVDLLGHSASGNIATLYAARHPKRVRTLVLVAPATHSLGLTVTDRDHRAAAALRADEPWYPAAEAALDKLAAGGSVAEVADALAPLAYGRWDAAARAHRAASASEKNAEAAAAFYGDGAFDPAATRAALTELAAPVLVLAGEWDGGPNPAHAEELAGFFPHGVRQVQPRGGHFPWLDDPEWFVRRVAGFLAQD from the coding sequence ATGCCGACATTCAGCGCGTACGACGGGACGGAGCTCGCCTACCACGAGAAGGGGGACGGCGAGCCCCTGCTGTGCCTGCCGGGCGGCCCCATGCGCGCCTCCGCCTACCTCGGCGACCTCGGCGGACTCACCGCGCACCGGCGCCTGATCCTGCTCGACCTGCGCGGCACGGGCGACTCCGCGGAGCCGGACGACCCGGCGACGTACCGCTGCGACCGGCTCGTCGACGACGTCGAGGCGCTCCGCGAACACCTCGGGCTCGACCGGGTCGACCTGCTCGGGCACTCCGCGTCCGGCAACATCGCCACGCTGTACGCGGCCCGCCACCCGAAGCGGGTCCGCACCCTCGTCCTGGTCGCCCCGGCCACGCACTCCCTGGGCCTCACCGTCACCGACCGGGACCACCGCGCGGCGGCGGCGCTGCGCGCGGACGAGCCCTGGTACCCGGCCGCCGAGGCCGCGCTCGACAAGCTCGCTGCCGGCGGCAGCGTCGCCGAGGTGGCGGACGCCCTCGCGCCCCTCGCCTACGGACGCTGGGACGCGGCGGCGCGGGCGCACCGCGCGGCGAGCGCGTCGGAGAAGAACGCCGAGGCGGCGGCCGCCTTCTACGGCGACGGCGCGTTCGACCCGGCCGCCACCCGCGCGGCCCTGACGGAGCTGGCCGCGCCGGTGCTCGTGCTCGCGGGGGAGTGGGACGGGGGCCCGAACCCCGCACACGCCGAGGAGCTCGCGGGCTTCTTCCCGCACGGCGTACGCCAAGTGCAGCCCCGTGGAGGGCACTTCCCGTGGCTGGACGACCCGGAGTGGTTCGTGCGGCGCGTCGCGGGGTTCCTCGCACAGGACTGA